Proteins from one Plasmodium relictum strain SGS1 genome assembly, chromosome: 10 genomic window:
- a CDS encoding proteasome subunit beta type-1, putative, whose translation MEILSINDVSNEKKSEKKESIIELSRSFKRWNPYVDNGGTVIGLTGKDYVILAADTRLSLSYSIYTRYCPKITKLTDKCVIGTSGMQSDIKTLHSLLKKKIQLFVLEHSHYPDIHVIARLLSIILYSRRFFPYYTFNLLAGVSEDNKGVLYNYDAVGSYSSASHSCVGSGTALILPILDNRVYQNNQLIKNFNFNMRDDINFVKDAITSATERDIYTGDQTEIYIVDKLGINTTTLDLKQD comes from the exons atgGAAATTCTATCAATAAATGATGtttcaaatgaaaaaaaatctgaaaaaaaagaaagtataATAGAGCTTAGTCGTTCTTTTAAAAGATGGAATCCTTATGTTGATAATGGAGg aactGTTATTGGATTAACTGGTAAAGATTATGTTATTTTAGCTGCAGATACCAGATTATCATTGTCTTATTCTATTTATACAAGATATTGCCccaaaataacaaaatt AACAGACAAGTGTGTTATAGGTACCTCTGGAATGCAGTCAGATATAAAAACTCTTCACTCattattaaaa aaaaaaatacaattgtTCGTTTTAGAACATTCACACTATCCAGATATTCACGTTATAGCTAGATTGCTaagtataatattatatagtAGAAGATTTTTTCCATATtatacttttaatttattagcAGGAGTAAGTGAAGATAATAAAGGAGTATTATATAACTATGATGCTGTAGGATCTTATTCTAGTGCATCTCACTCCTGTGTTGGTAGTGGAACAGCTTTAATTCTCCCAATATTAGATAACAGAGTATATCAAAATAATCAATTAATTaagaattttaattttaatatgagAGATGATATTAATTTTGTTAAAGATGCTATTACTTCTGCTACTGAAAGAGATATATATACAGGAGATCAGACCGAAATTTATATTGTAGATAAATTAGGAATAAATACTACAACTTTAGATTTAAAACAAGATTGA
- a CDS encoding SWIB/MDM2 domain-containing protein, putative: protein MKILNVLNTKCLIFRNNYLPVFNKFYIRNNFTTENDKNREIQKNNSNKEMKNESIKKKKPNGLQIDCEIKSPLREFLNMNTASRVFVLKYAWKYIKDNNLQNPNMKRKIVPDEKLKQILDKDEVDILEIPKLLFRHMSSIPKE from the coding sequence atgaaaatacttAATGTTTTAAATACTAAATGTCTCATATTTAGAAATAATTACTTACCTGTAttcaataaattttatatcagAAATAATTTCACCACAGAAAATGATAAGAATAGAGAAATTCAAAAGAATAACTCaaataaagaaatgaaaaatgaaagtattaaaaaaaaaaaaccaaaTGGTTTGCAAATTGATTGTGAAATAAAAAGTCCCTTAAGGGAATTTCTAAATATGAACACAGCTTCTAGAGTTTTCGTTTTAAAATATGCATGGAAATATATTAAGGATAATAATTTGCAAAATCCAaatatgaaaagaaaaattgtgccagatgaaaaattaaaacaaatattaGATAAAGATGAGGTGGATATTCTGGAAATTCCAAAACTGTTATTCAGACACATGTCCTCCATCCCAaaagaatga